One Hydrogenoanaerobacterium saccharovorans DNA segment encodes these proteins:
- a CDS encoding alpha-1,3-galactosidase-related protein, translating to MQVIKATEHGILPNTKKDVTQAFAVMLASSNSETEFVLEPGRYDFYAENAELRDYYLSNSDIINPRRLSLQLCGMNHVVFNGNGAELVFHGRTMPFTVDNSSDITIKNLTIDWEIPLTSEGTITAATASYIDVNIDRQYFPYEVENNTLFFIGEDWKEPVWQWGNTEFDVHTHKVAYRMGDTFPQTTQEQLPNGLVRFYGDFKRIPHIGNILVLRHNKRIHAGIFMQNSTDIAIENVTVHSTGGLGMLAQFCTNLRFRRIKMIPNTKRGRQFTSGHDDGIHLTANKGKITVEECYFSGLMDDPLNLHGVATRIKHVASKYTLHGEFAHEQSQGFEHWAQPGQKVALLHAQDLSRAGVLNVKRFTLLNAAEFEIEFDEPIPECIAADDSMENLTCTAELVCQNNYFGSCRARGILIANPKPVLIQNNVFESAGAAILIAGDANYWYESGRLLLNLILFGG from the coding sequence ATGCAAGTAATAAAAGCAACAGAGCATGGCATTTTGCCAAACACAAAAAAAGATGTTACACAAGCATTTGCGGTAATGCTGGCGAGCAGCAACAGTGAAACAGAATTTGTGCTTGAGCCCGGCAGATATGATTTTTACGCAGAAAATGCCGAGCTGCGAGATTATTATTTGTCCAACAGTGATATTATCAATCCGCGCCGCCTTTCGCTGCAGCTGTGCGGTATGAACCATGTTGTTTTTAACGGCAATGGGGCAGAACTTGTGTTCCACGGGCGAACAATGCCGTTCACGGTGGATAACAGCAGCGATATCACCATCAAAAACCTTACGATAGATTGGGAAATTCCCCTTACATCAGAGGGGACAATTACAGCCGCAACAGCCTCTTATATCGACGTTAATATTGACAGACAATATTTCCCCTATGAAGTTGAAAATAATACGCTCTTTTTTATAGGTGAAGACTGGAAAGAACCGGTTTGGCAATGGGGCAATACAGAATTTGACGTACATACCCATAAAGTAGCCTACCGGATGGGGGATACTTTCCCCCAAACAACGCAAGAACAACTGCCCAACGGGTTGGTGCGTTTTTATGGCGACTTTAAAAGAATACCCCATATTGGCAATATACTGGTATTGCGGCATAACAAGCGCATTCATGCAGGCATATTTATGCAAAACAGCACAGATATCGCCATAGAAAATGTTACTGTGCACAGTACCGGCGGCCTTGGCATGCTGGCGCAGTTTTGCACCAACCTACGCTTTCGCCGTATAAAAATGATACCGAACACCAAACGCGGCAGGCAATTTACCTCGGGGCATGACGATGGGATTCATCTTACTGCCAACAAAGGCAAAATTACTGTAGAAGAATGTTATTTCAGCGGATTAATGGATGACCCGCTGAATTTGCACGGGGTAGCTACGCGCATCAAACATGTTGCCTCAAAGTATACACTGCACGGCGAGTTTGCGCATGAGCAATCGCAGGGCTTTGAGCACTGGGCGCAACCCGGGCAAAAAGTAGCGCTGCTGCATGCACAAGATTTGAGCCGTGCCGGTGTACTGAATGTAAAGCGCTTTACTTTGCTGAATGCCGCCGAGTTTGAAATTGAGTTTGATGAGCCCATCCCTGAGTGCATTGCAGCGGACGACTCTATGGAGAATTTAACATGTACGGCAGAACTTGTTTGCCAAAACAACTATTTTGGCAGCTGCCGTGCCAGGGGCATTTTAATTGCTAACCCCAAACCGGTACTTATACAGAACAATGTGTTCGAATCGGCAGGTGCGGCAATTTTAATAGCAGGCGATGCAAATTATTGGTATGAATCGGGCAGATTGCTGCTTAACCTCATCCTATTTGGGGGGTGA
- a CDS encoding carbohydrate ABC transporter permease, whose protein sequence is MQKLKKGPALWLVYFILFAVSICMLFPFIWMVLSSFKTPVEILSMPPTFFPKDPTMENYQVLWQKFNFAKFFANSLFITAICVCAQLYTAALFGFVLGKYQFRGKNLIFMAVMFCMMVPTTINVIPLYQMMMWFKWINTYKSVIIPNLITLFGTFMMRQFSENIPKEMLEAARIDGASEFRIFHKICMPMFKNPLSALAILQFLWTWDSYLWPMLMLNDVNKYTITLGLGALNGQYGTPIEKMLAGASIAVIPVLIVYLIFQNRFIEGMAGASIKG, encoded by the coding sequence ATGCAAAAATTAAAAAAAGGGCCCGCACTGTGGCTGGTTTATTTTATTCTGTTTGCGGTATCTATTTGTATGCTGTTTCCGTTTATCTGGATGGTACTATCCAGTTTTAAAACGCCGGTAGAAATATTGTCAATGCCGCCGACATTCTTCCCCAAAGACCCCACGATGGAAAATTATCAGGTCTTATGGCAGAAATTTAATTTTGCCAAGTTTTTTGCAAACAGCCTTTTTATTACGGCAATCTGTGTTTGCGCACAGCTTTATACAGCGGCACTGTTTGGGTTTGTGCTTGGCAAATATCAGTTCCGCGGCAAAAACCTTATTTTTATGGCGGTAATGTTTTGTATGATGGTGCCAACCACAATTAATGTTATTCCGCTTTATCAAATGATGATGTGGTTCAAATGGATTAACACTTACAAATCGGTTATTATCCCCAACCTGATTACCCTGTTCGGCACGTTTATGATGCGGCAGTTCTCTGAAAACATCCCAAAAGAAATGCTGGAGGCGGCACGCATCGATGGTGCAAGCGAGTTTCGTATTTTCCACAAAATATGTATGCCAATGTTTAAAAACCCGTTATCTGCATTGGCAATTTTGCAGTTTTTATGGACATGGGACTCTTACCTGTGGCCGATGCTGATGCTCAACGATGTAAACAAATATACCATCACACTTGGTTTGGGTGCACTGAACGGGCAATACGGAACACCTATAGAAAAAATGCTGGCAGGTGCCAGTATTGCGGTCATTCCTGTATTAATTGTTTATCTTATATTTCAAAACAGATTTATTGAAGGCATGGCAGGTGCCAGTATAAAGGGGTAG
- a CDS encoding carbohydrate ABC transporter permease — protein MKLNAALKMPKTQRKQERWMIFFSMSFLVVYIGIFNYFPILYSFIGSFFNWKPIKGVFKFAGFDNFIWMFKEPLFWKSMGNTLIFALVACFLYVFLGLIFATMIYSVPRFQGFFRTTYFLPVITSGVAVSLLWKYAFYNTNNGVFNVILEFFGLNPQMWLLDEKQVIGCIIAMTVWKEIGYAIIIFVAGLNEIPGELFEAATIDGANRIQSFKSIIVPMIKPTTLLVAVTGMINFLQVFNQVMLMTSTAGKSPGGPGTSSYTAMLLIYEKGFKDFNFGRASAIGYALVLVILIFTVIQFRLNKSEG, from the coding sequence AGCGCAAACAAGAGCGATGGATGATTTTTTTCTCGATGAGTTTTCTTGTTGTCTATATCGGTATTTTTAACTATTTCCCTATACTATACAGCTTTATAGGCAGTTTTTTTAACTGGAAGCCGATAAAAGGTGTTTTTAAATTTGCAGGGTTTGATAACTTCATATGGATGTTTAAAGAGCCTTTGTTTTGGAAATCTATGGGCAACACCTTGATATTTGCTTTAGTCGCTTGTTTTTTGTATGTGTTTTTGGGGCTTATTTTTGCTACCATGATTTACTCGGTACCAAGGTTTCAAGGTTTTTTTCGCACTACCTATTTCTTGCCTGTTATTACATCTGGCGTAGCGGTTTCGCTTTTATGGAAATATGCATTTTATAATACGAACAACGGTGTTTTTAATGTTATTTTAGAGTTTTTTGGGTTAAATCCGCAGATGTGGCTGTTGGATGAAAAACAAGTCATCGGCTGCATTATTGCAATGACTGTTTGGAAAGAAATTGGCTACGCCATTATTATTTTTGTGGCAGGCCTTAATGAAATACCGGGTGAGCTTTTTGAGGCTGCAACCATAGACGGTGCAAACCGCATTCAGTCGTTTAAATCTATTATTGTGCCTATGATAAAGCCCACTACGCTTTTGGTTGCGGTAACCGGCATGATTAACTTTTTACAGGTGTTCAATCAGGTTATGCTGATGACAAGCACCGCCGGCAAATCTCCCGGCGGCCCGGGTACATCATCCTACACAGCCATGCTTTTAATCTACGAAAAAGGCTTTAAAGATTTCAACTTCGGCCGTGCATCGGCGATTGGATATGCACTTGTGCTTGTAATACTTATTTTTACTGTCATTCAGTTCCGGCTGAATAAATCGGAGGGATAG